GGGCGCGAATTTCGACTTCACGTGAACCAGCCGTTTGTCCCATGAAGGATAATTCAAGTGGAATGTCGCGGGTTGCAATCGTTTCCGTCACGACTTCTGGTGGCGGCGCTTGTTTTTTGCCAACCTCTTTATCCTGGCTCGCTCCTTCACTCGCGCAGGCAGTCAAAGCGCAACCAAGGCACAGCAGCAGGATAAAACGAAAGAATTGCTGGAAGTGAGATGAAACCAACATAGAAACCTCCGGTACGTATTTTTGGCAGGTTATGTTTTTTTTGAAATGGAAGGCCCAGGTGAACGACCGTTTACTTTTGGGGTAAAAAAAAGAAGTTAGGTTGAGACGGCTTTTGAAAACAATGTCCAGCTTGCTTGCGATTGTTTGCTGAGGTCGAGAGGTTTGTGATGGCTGAACAGTAGATCCGGAGTGATAAGCAGTCCGATATAGTGGATAAATAATTCCTCGTGAGATATATCGTTGCGTATTATCGTCGCCGATTGCCCCTCTTGGAGAATTTCGATAATGATATTACGAATTGCGTCGTGAAATTCGTCAATGGCATCAGCTATTTTCAATTCCTTGAAGCGAACATGTTCCGAGATAAAGATCGGGAGTGCCGACCGACCCGCTCGAACAAGGTCTATGTATGCGAAATAAAAAAACTTCAGAGCCTCTAAAGCGTTTTCTTTTTGTCTGGCTTCTTTCATGAGCACGAAAAGAACACTGAAATGGTCTTCAAGAACGGCAAGAAGAATATCGGATTTTCCTTTGTAATGTCGGTAGAGTGCTGGTGCAGAAAAACCGACTTTTTGCGCGACTTTGCGTACCGTGACACCACTGACGCCCTCGTTAAAAATGATTGATAAGGCTGCATCGGCAATTTGCTCTCGACGTACTTCTGTCTCAAAACGTTTTTGCATGCCTTTAATTAACGCTTGTTAACATGTGAGTCAAGAGTATTTTACTGTCTGGGGAAGAAGAGGAGATTGTTGATAACCTATAAAAATACAATACGTATGGCTCTGTGTCGAGTGCGACAAATCGTACTGTTAAATTGATTTAATCAAAAATGTGCCATAAGGCTTAAGTATTATTGGGATTATCGTTGGATATTGTATAGTAGGGTGGACATAAATGCCGACCTCTCGACCGACATCTTGACCTGCAATACCTTCCTGTGGAAATCTCCGCCTTCATATTTCACTGAAAAGGAATGCATATGACTGAATCATGTCCTTGTGGCTCGGGTGCGGAGTTTGCTTCGTGCTGCGGCCCTCTTCTTGCGGGTGAGACGACTGGAACAACGGCGGAAGCCGTTATGCGCTCTCGCTACTCTGCCTTTGTGAAAAGCAACCTTGAACATCTCGTACGTACGGTCGATCTCCCGTTACGAAAGGAAATGGCCGAGGAAGATATTGATGAATGGAACAAAGGCGTCGTCTGGAAGGGCCTGACTGTTCTCAAAACAAAGGCTGGTGGCCCTGGTGACGCGTCCGGTATAGTGGAGTTCGTCGTTCGGTTTGAAAAAGACGGCGAAGCCAAAGGCATTCACGAAAAAGCCCGTTTTAAAAAACGTCAAGGTGTTTGGCTTTATGTCGATGGGACGACCAAGTATCTTGACGAATCGACGCCGACCGCTCCGGTCAGCAGTGTGAAAGTTGGTCGGAACGATCCGTGTCCGTGTGGAAGCGGGAAGAAATATAAAAAGTGTTGCGGATAGGTGAAGCCGCCGTTGCAACTGTTACCGCCATAAGCGAAAGACTACGCAGAGAATTCTCTCTGCAGTTTGCATAACAAAGGCGGCTGGAGATAACGATCCTCCCCAGCCGCCGAAAGCAAGAGCTCTTTGCTTTGTTCGTTCTCTTAACTCATCAACTCTTCCTTCCCTTCGATGAGATCCGTAATGACGGACGGATCGGCCAGGGTGGAGGTATCGCCGAAGTTCGATGTTTCACCGGTGGTGATTTTTCGCAGCACGCGGCGCATGATTTTGCCTGAGCGTGTTTTGGGCAGTCCCAAAGCGAACTGAATGACTTCCGGGGTCGCGATGGGGCCGATTTCTTGGCGAACATGCATTTTCAGTTCTTTACGCAGCTCGTCAGACTCATCAATATCAGCTTTCAGCGTGACATAGACGTAAATCGCCTGCCCTTTAACCTGGTGGGGCATACCGACACAAGCAGCTTCGGCAACGGCCGGGTGGGAAACAAGGGCAGATTCGATTTCCGCTGTGCCCAGTCGGTGACCGGAAACGTTGACCACGTCATCGGCGCGACCTTGAATCCAGAAATAGCCGCTTTTATCACATCGTGCCACATCGCCAGCTTCGTACATGCCGGGAAAGCGTTCAAAATAGGTCGATTTGTAGCGAGCTGGGTCGCCGAACACCATGCGCAACATACCGGGCCACGGTTTGCGGATGACAAGCAGGCCGCCTTCGTTGGGTTCCGTTGCTTCGCCTTCGGCTGTCAGAATGGCTGCGTCGATACCGGGCAAGGGTTTGGTGGCCGAACCCGGTTTCAGCGGTGTCGCATAGGGCAGCGCCGAAATCATGATGCCGCCGGTTTCTGTTTGCCACCAGGTATCGACAACAGGCAGATTTCCGGAACCGATGTGATCATGGTACCACATCCACGCTTCAGGGTTGATCGGCTCACCCACCGAACCGAGAATACGCAGTGAGGACATGTCGTTTTTCTCTGTCCATTCCACGCCTTCACGCATGAGTGCGCGGATGACAGTGGGAGCGGTGTAAAAGATGGATACCTTGAATTTTTCGACAATCTGCCAAAAACGATCAGGATGAGGATAGGACGGCACGCCTTCAAACATGATGGACGTTGCACCAAGCGCCAAGGGACCGTACACGATATACGTATGTCCGG
This genomic window from Desulfovibrio inopinatus DSM 10711 contains:
- a CDS encoding YchJ family protein, yielding MTESCPCGSGAEFASCCGPLLAGETTGTTAEAVMRSRYSAFVKSNLEHLVRTVDLPLRKEMAEEDIDEWNKGVVWKGLTVLKTKAGGPGDASGIVEFVVRFEKDGEAKGIHEKARFKKRQGVWLYVDGTTKYLDESTPTAPVSSVKVGRNDPCPCGSGKKYKKCCG
- the acs gene encoding acetate--CoA ligase, which codes for MSEDRIESLMKEGRTFEPPTELKAGAHVKSMDEYEAIYKRSIDDPEGFWAERSEALLTWFKEWDTVLEADMDKPEIKWFSGGTLNAAYNCLDRHLETRGDKTAILWQGEPDEDVRHISYKELHAEVCKFANVLKSKGVQKGDRVALYLPMVPELAMAMLACARIGAIHSVVFAGFSSHSLQSRIEDCEAKVLVTADAVLRAGKIIPLKKNVDEALSNGCPTVTSNIVVKRGGNDVIMTEGRDEWWDDVMAAASPECAYEEVESEDTLFILYTSGSTGKPKGVVHTTGGYLTYAAHTTQWVFDLREDDMYWCTADCGWITGHTYIVYGPLALGATSIMFEGVPSYPHPDRFWQIVEKFKVSIFYTAPTVIRALMREGVEWTEKNDMSSLRILGSVGEPINPEAWMWYHDHIGSGNLPVVDTWWQTETGGIMISALPYATPLKPGSATKPLPGIDAAILTAEGEATEPNEGGLLVIRKPWPGMLRMVFGDPARYKSTYFERFPGMYEAGDVARCDKSGYFWIQGRADDVVNVSGHRLGTAEIESALVSHPAVAEAACVGMPHQVKGQAIYVYVTLKADIDESDELRKELKMHVRQEIGPIATPEVIQFALGLPKTRSGKIMRRVLRKITTGETSNFGDTSTLADPSVITDLIEGKEELMS
- a CDS encoding TetR/AcrR family transcriptional regulator: MQKRFETEVRREQIADAALSIIFNEGVSGVTVRKVAQKVGFSAPALYRHYKGKSDILLAVLEDHFSVLFVLMKEARQKENALEALKFFYFAYIDLVRAGRSALPIFISEHVRFKELKIADAIDEFHDAIRNIIIEILQEGQSATIIRNDISHEELFIHYIGLLITPDLLFSHHKPLDLSKQSQASWTLFSKAVST